In the genome of Halapricum salinum, one region contains:
- a CDS encoding VOC family protein produces MNLTAHHYGITVSDLDRAVEFYRDVLGLEVIAEFSVGGDAFATGVDVDGASAEFAHLDAGDARIELVSYDPEGDTRNEPSLHEPGATHVGLEVEDLDAVYDALPNGVDTLSEPQTTESGTKICFVRDPENNLVELLEI; encoded by the coding sequence ATGAATCTCACTGCACACCACTACGGCATAACCGTCTCTGACCTCGATCGTGCCGTCGAATTCTACCGTGACGTCCTCGGACTGGAAGTGATTGCTGAATTCTCCGTCGGCGGCGACGCCTTCGCGACCGGGGTCGACGTCGACGGTGCGAGCGCCGAATTCGCCCATCTCGACGCTGGCGACGCACGGATCGAGCTGGTCAGCTACGATCCCGAGGGCGATACCAGAAACGAGCCGTCGCTGCACGAACCCGGTGCGACTCACGTCGGCCTCGAAGTCGAGGACCTCGACGCGGTCTACGACGCGCTACCAAATGGCGTCGACACACTCAGCGAGCCACAGACGACCGAAAGCGGGACGAAGATCTGTTTCGTCCGCGATCCCGAAAACAACCTCGTCGAACTGCTGGAGATCTGA
- a CDS encoding CopG family transcriptional regulator yields the protein MGNKNKTISFRVSEEKFETLREIAEERDISLSAVFRDYVDLLVAHDGKVEVVPEHELNQGSGSDEKSFPPKVEVPKSFIREHERLELEADHLREQLEEYKRYATELHERVDQKDEDEVIQLEDLDGEEEEEKPYRIGDFDDI from the coding sequence ATGGGCAACAAGAACAAGACGATCTCCTTTCGCGTAAGCGAGGAGAAGTTCGAAACTCTCCGGGAGATCGCCGAAGAACGCGATATCTCGCTGTCGGCAGTCTTCCGGGACTACGTCGATTTGCTCGTCGCCCACGACGGTAAAGTCGAGGTCGTCCCCGAACACGAGCTCAACCAGGGCAGCGGGAGCGACGAGAAGAGCTTCCCGCCCAAAGTCGAGGTTCCCAAGAGCTTCATCCGGGAGCACGAGCGCCTCGAACTCGAAGCCGACCACCTCCGCGAACAACTGGAAGAGTACAAGCGCTACGCGACGGAGCTCCACGAGCGCGTCGACCAGAAAGACGAGGACGAGGTCATCCAACTGGAGGACCTCGACGGCGAGGAAGAGGAGGAGAAACCCTATCGGATCGGCGACTTCGACGACATCTAG
- a CDS encoding ABC transporter ATP-binding protein gives MTAIETEGLTRRYGEVTALEDLSLTVDEGELFGLLGPNGSGKTTTIEILTGQLTPTSGSATVLGHDPVAEPLAVREAIGILPEREDPPSFLTPREYLQFVGDVRDLADVAGRIETWADRLSFSHKLDTLATDLSEGERQRVMLAQAFLHEPSLVFIDEPLVNLDPILQEEVKDHLQEYCDAGNTLFLSTHFVDVAEELCTDVAILREGELLATRDPRELAGEETLLEYFISTVGADPAEVTR, from the coding sequence ATGACCGCCATCGAGACAGAGGGGCTCACCAGACGCTACGGCGAGGTGACGGCGCTCGAAGATCTCTCGCTCACGGTCGACGAAGGAGAGTTGTTCGGGTTGCTTGGCCCAAACGGGTCTGGCAAGACTACCACTATCGAGATTTTGACTGGCCAACTCACCCCGACGTCAGGGTCGGCCACGGTTCTGGGCCACGACCCCGTCGCGGAGCCGCTGGCAGTCCGAGAGGCTATCGGGATCCTCCCAGAGCGCGAGGATCCGCCGAGTTTCCTCACGCCACGGGAGTACCTCCAGTTCGTCGGTGACGTCCGGGATCTCGCCGACGTCGCGGGGCGGATCGAGACGTGGGCCGACCGACTCTCCTTTTCGCACAAACTCGACACGCTGGCGACCGATCTCTCGGAGGGTGAGCGCCAGCGAGTCATGCTCGCTCAGGCGTTCCTCCACGAGCCCTCGCTCGTGTTCATCGACGAGCCGCTGGTGAACCTCGATCCGATTCTCCAGGAGGAGGTCAAAGACCACCTGCAGGAGTACTGCGACGCCGGCAACACGCTCTTTCTGTCGACGCACTTCGTCGACGTCGCCGAGGAACTGTGCACCGACGTGGCGATCCTCCGGGAGGGTGAGTTGCTGGCGACACGGGACCCACGAGAGCTGGCCGGCGAGGAGACGCTTCTGGAGTACTTCATCTCCACAGTCGGGGCCGATCCGGCGGAGGTGACCCGGTAG
- a CDS encoding Rieske (2Fe-2S) protein, with amino-acid sequence MPTQLTTVETVHEAGSWLFTATDAYGSDEEILLVPCEDGVQAWINRCTHEAQRFDTGRGAPMREGQLICPKHGSLFDACSGECDNGEAAGTTLPDVSVAVTNGQVYLTDDDFTFQHEGGLDEDDGPSSTSHIGF; translated from the coding sequence ATGCCGACCCAGTTGACTACTGTCGAGACCGTCCACGAAGCGGGATCGTGGCTGTTCACCGCGACCGACGCCTACGGCTCTGACGAGGAGATCCTACTGGTACCTTGTGAGGACGGCGTCCAGGCGTGGATCAACCGCTGCACCCACGAGGCCCAGCGGTTCGACACTGGCAGGGGTGCGCCGATGCGCGAGGGCCAACTCATCTGCCCGAAACACGGCTCGCTGTTCGACGCCTGCTCGGGCGAGTGTGACAACGGTGAAGCCGCGGGGACGACCCTCCCGGACGTCTCTGTGGCCGTCACGAACGGCCAGGTTTATCTTACGGACGACGACTTCACCTTCCAGCACGAGGGCGGTCTCGACGAAGACGACGGCCCGAGTTCGACCTCACATATCGGATTCTGA
- a CDS encoding sensor histidine kinase, which translates to MATETPPDESAPGSNAIHVLVVDDSEFFAEMTAETLANEHEMVTHDVNDVDEAKAYLSDTRVDCIVSDYEMPGEDGLAFLEWVHDNFDALPFILLTGRGDEEIASEAIAGGVADYLLKLEVVEDNQYGRLANRIRSVVDQQRTEQKYQHLVENTPDAVAHVGESGEILSANDALADLAGTSSDALAGANLQSVLGEDVGQEWIETGRKAIEHGEATKAETVYRGRHVHNIFVPMDDRSPLESFQLISRDITAQKERERELRRQNERLETFASVVTHDLRNPLNVAASSLELLEPEVGDTEEYDRITRSLERMDDLIDDVLMLARHGEHAHDPEDVSLQAVAEDAWANVDGEVATVEVVSTATIHADRGQLQELLENLVANAIEHAGPDITVEVGVLDGGFYVADDGPGIDPSARETVFELGYSTNAAGTGMGLAIVEQIADAHDWSATVTDSESGGARFEFTDVDSS; encoded by the coding sequence GTGGCTACCGAGACACCGCCGGACGAGAGCGCTCCGGGCTCGAACGCGATTCACGTACTCGTCGTCGACGACAGCGAGTTCTTCGCCGAGATGACCGCCGAGACGCTGGCCAACGAGCACGAAATGGTCACCCACGACGTCAACGACGTCGACGAGGCCAAAGCGTACCTCTCCGACACGCGAGTCGACTGTATCGTCAGCGACTACGAGATGCCTGGCGAGGACGGCCTGGCGTTTCTGGAGTGGGTCCACGACAACTTCGACGCGCTCCCGTTCATTCTCTTGACTGGGCGCGGCGACGAGGAGATCGCCAGCGAAGCGATCGCCGGCGGCGTCGCCGACTACCTGCTCAAACTGGAGGTCGTCGAAGACAATCAGTACGGTCGACTCGCCAATCGAATCCGGAGTGTCGTCGACCAGCAGCGAACCGAACAGAAGTATCAACATCTGGTCGAGAACACCCCGGATGCGGTCGCGCACGTCGGGGAGAGCGGCGAGATTCTCTCGGCCAACGACGCGCTCGCCGATCTCGCAGGCACGTCGTCGGACGCGCTCGCCGGGGCGAATCTCCAGTCGGTTCTCGGAGAGGACGTCGGCCAGGAGTGGATCGAGACGGGCCGGAAAGCGATCGAACACGGTGAAGCGACGAAAGCCGAGACCGTCTATCGCGGCCGACACGTCCACAACATCTTCGTTCCGATGGACGACCGGAGTCCGCTAGAGTCGTTTCAGCTCATCTCGCGGGACATCACCGCCCAGAAAGAGCGCGAGCGAGAACTCCGACGGCAGAACGAACGGCTGGAGACGTTCGCCAGCGTCGTGACGCACGACCTGCGCAACCCGCTGAACGTCGCTGCCAGTTCGCTCGAACTGCTCGAACCGGAGGTTGGGGACACCGAAGAGTACGACCGGATCACGCGCTCGCTGGAACGGATGGACGACCTCATCGACGACGTCCTCATGCTGGCGCGACACGGCGAGCACGCCCACGACCCCGAAGACGTTTCCCTGCAGGCAGTCGCCGAGGACGCCTGGGCGAACGTCGACGGCGAGGTGGCGACGGTGGAGGTCGTCTCGACGGCGACGATCCACGCAGACAGGGGACAACTCCAGGAGCTGCTTGAGAACCTGGTCGCCAACGCTATCGAACACGCGGGTCCCGACATCACCGTCGAGGTCGGCGTCCTCGACGGCGGATTCTACGTCGCCGACGACGGTCCCGGGATCGATCCGAGTGCCCGCGAGACGGTCTTCGAACTCGGCTACTCGACGAACGCGGCGGGGACGGGGATGGGTCTGGCGATCGTCGAGCAGATCGCCGACGCCCACGACTGGTCGGCCACCGTGACCGACAGCGAGTCCGGCGGTGCGCGGTTCGAGTTCACCGACGTCGATTCCTCCTGA
- a CDS encoding replication factor A (Replication protein A protects and stabilize the intermediate ssDNA that is generated by the unwinding action of a DNA helicase at the replication fork. In addition, SSBs prevent the formation of secondary structures by single-stranded template DNA.) gives MSDLRTHAEEIHEQFADQLDVDVETVEERLDTLVNEYKVPVEEARRSVTNSYLDEAGMDRDELGGGGGNEHVELASIDTAEQWVDVTAKVVELWEPRSDAVGQVGLLGDESGTIKFTKWAKSDLPALEEGTVYNLGNVVTDEYQGNYSIKLNRTTTIEAVDEDIEVGDNSVTVEGALVDIQSGSGLIKRCPEEDCTRVLQNGRCSEHGEVEGEFDLRIKGVLDDGNDVHEVIFDQEATEALTGIELEEAKEMAMDALDTTVVADEMRGDTLGQYYRVTGPTLGRYVLVNDLEVLSGPVDAESVLIKARSI, from the coding sequence ATGAGTGATTTGCGTACCCATGCGGAAGAGATACACGAGCAGTTCGCCGACCAGCTAGACGTCGACGTCGAGACCGTCGAGGAGCGCCTCGACACGCTGGTCAACGAGTACAAGGTCCCAGTCGAGGAGGCGCGTCGCAGCGTCACCAACAGTTACCTCGACGAGGCCGGGATGGACCGCGACGAGCTGGGTGGTGGAGGTGGCAACGAACACGTCGAGCTCGCGAGCATCGACACGGCCGAGCAGTGGGTCGACGTGACCGCCAAAGTCGTCGAGCTGTGGGAGCCCCGGAGCGACGCCGTCGGGCAGGTCGGTCTGCTCGGCGACGAGTCCGGGACGATCAAGTTCACCAAGTGGGCCAAGTCCGACCTCCCCGCGCTGGAGGAGGGCACGGTCTACAACCTGGGCAACGTCGTCACCGACGAGTACCAGGGCAACTACTCGATCAAGCTCAACCGAACGACCACCATCGAGGCGGTCGACGAGGACATCGAAGTCGGCGACAATAGCGTCACCGTCGAAGGCGCGCTAGTCGACATTCAGTCGGGCAGCGGCCTGATCAAGCGCTGTCCCGAGGAAGACTGCACCCGCGTCCTCCAGAACGGCCGCTGCAGCGAGCACGGCGAGGTCGAGGGCGAGTTCGACCTGCGGATCAAAGGCGTACTCGACGATGGTAACGATGTCCACGAGGTCATCTTCGATCAAGAGGCTACGGAAGCGCTGACCGGGATCGAACTCGAAGAGGCCAAAGAGATGGCCATGGACGCGCTGGACACGACCGTCGTCGCAGACGAGATGCGGGGTGACACGCTCGGACAGTACTACCGCGTCACGGGGCCGACCCTGGGTCGATACGTCCTCGTCAACGACCTGGAAGTCCTCTCCGGGCCGGTCGACGCAGAGAGCGTGCTGATCAAAGCGAGGTCGATCTAG
- a CDS encoding DUF998 domain-containing protein: MGQFETDRVGQLLGVAAIVVTFVGIFGAVALSPSFAWSENALSNLGVASHAAGTGTTVLLFNGGLLLGGVLGIGFAVALALREARLLGRLGAALFGVAMASMAGVGVFPQGHSLHFGVASGLYLLFSVATIVYAGGLVIDGDRRAGALSAGLGVVNLGIWIGWVGAVGIEAPGLAIPEILGAGCVGAWALWQARELG; the protein is encoded by the coding sequence ATGGGCCAGTTCGAAACCGACCGGGTGGGGCAACTGCTCGGCGTGGCAGCGATCGTCGTCACGTTCGTCGGGATCTTCGGCGCGGTCGCGCTATCTCCGTCGTTCGCCTGGAGCGAGAACGCCCTCTCGAATCTCGGTGTGGCCAGTCACGCTGCCGGAACCGGAACGACCGTCCTGCTGTTCAACGGTGGTCTGCTACTCGGTGGCGTGCTCGGAATCGGCTTTGCAGTCGCGCTCGCCCTCCGGGAGGCACGTCTGCTCGGCCGACTCGGGGCCGCCCTCTTCGGCGTGGCGATGGCTTCGATGGCCGGTGTCGGCGTCTTTCCGCAAGGCCACTCACTCCACTTCGGGGTCGCCTCGGGACTGTATCTGCTGTTCTCGGTCGCGACGATCGTCTACGCTGGCGGACTGGTGATCGACGGCGACCGACGGGCAGGGGCCCTCTCGGCTGGACTCGGCGTCGTGAACCTCGGGATCTGGATCGGCTGGGTCGGGGCTGTCGGGATCGAGGCCCCGGGGCTGGCGATCCCGGAGATTCTGGGCGCAGGCTGCGTTGGGGCGTGGGCGCTCTGGCAGGCCCGAGAACTCGGATAG
- a CDS encoding DUF5814 domain-containing protein — protein sequence MAITDKIYVKNHRQLASQMETNFPKGAFSGATLDLLFQGENLAKLDDTTQDRILDFAQDFMDCDCEGAPHCGCPQRKFISYLLELREGGLGPQAIVDVMGDDYMVYAYPGDVRSFLDDSIRRLEAIETLADVDGQQAAREAAHQARKDLS from the coding sequence GTGGCTATCACGGACAAGATCTACGTCAAAAACCATCGCCAGCTCGCCTCCCAGATGGAGACGAACTTCCCGAAGGGGGCGTTCTCCGGCGCGACGCTGGATCTGCTCTTCCAGGGCGAGAACCTGGCGAAGCTCGACGACACGACGCAGGATCGCATCCTCGATTTCGCACAGGACTTCATGGACTGCGACTGCGAGGGTGCGCCCCACTGTGGGTGTCCCCAACGCAAATTCATCTCCTACCTACTCGAACTGCGGGAGGGTGGGCTCGGCCCACAGGCCATCGTCGACGTCATGGGCGACGACTACATGGTCTACGCCTATCCGGGTGACGTTCGGTCGTTCCTGGACGATTCGATCCGGCGGCTCGAGGCGATCGAGACGCTGGCCGATGTCGATGGGCAACAGGCCGCCCGCGAGGCGGCCCACCAGGCGCGAAAAGACCTCAGCTAG
- a CDS encoding DUF7091 family protein: MDEDGRVERFLRAKLRSAGEQVAQAQDAYRRAKYAAAVDLPTDDDGNARIVCRRYAEQRAIGVDAEGRPGCYEAGHPDCEGCFEDIRDGRIETWSP, encoded by the coding sequence ATGGACGAGGACGGGCGCGTCGAGCGCTTCCTGCGGGCGAAACTTCGATCTGCGGGCGAGCAAGTCGCCCAGGCCCAGGACGCCTATCGACGGGCCAAATACGCGGCCGCCGTCGACCTTCCCACCGACGACGACGGGAACGCCCGTATCGTCTGTCGACGCTACGCCGAACAGCGTGCGATCGGGGTCGACGCCGAGGGGCGGCCGGGGTGTTACGAGGCCGGCCACCCGGACTGTGAGGGCTGTTTCGAAGACATCCGTGACGGGCGTATCGAGACGTGGTCGCCCTGA
- a CDS encoding DUF6069 family protein — protein sequence MSSTATQTPIDVQTLAIRGSVAAVLSALANAALLWAVLETDLVEPFMALSYPPVLFLTVASAVGATLVYGLLTRRVSDPNRTFQRLAAVVLVVSLVPDLAILVFDEAATLGAVVVLMVMHVVVAAVSVASLTRL from the coding sequence ATGTCGTCGACTGCCACACAGACACCGATCGACGTCCAGACGCTCGCGATCAGAGGCAGCGTCGCGGCCGTGCTGTCGGCGCTGGCCAACGCTGCCTTGCTATGGGCCGTCCTCGAAACCGACCTCGTCGAACCGTTCATGGCACTCTCGTATCCGCCAGTGCTCTTTCTCACAGTAGCCAGTGCAGTCGGGGCGACTCTTGTCTACGGCCTATTGACCCGGCGTGTCTCCGACCCCAACCGGACCTTCCAGCGACTCGCTGCCGTCGTCCTCGTCGTCTCGCTCGTGCCCGATCTGGCGATTCTCGTTTTCGACGAGGCCGCGACACTGGGTGCAGTTGTCGTACTGATGGTCATGCACGTTGTCGTCGCAGCCGTCTCTGTCGCGAGTCTGACGCGTCTTTGA
- a CDS encoding potassium channel family protein, producing the protein MNQWYRRTLYYLVTLFVVIIAYAGAYDYGMTAFEGRSQNFLHSLQIVVETFTTTGFGSDAPWSSWQMNVLVIVMDLTGVFLIFLALPVLVFPLFEEALSTTVPTSVTGYEDHVVICSYTARADALIDELDSWDVEHVLIEPDRDTATDLYENDYDVIHEDPTSVSGLENADLGSARAVVADLSDEVDTSIVLTAQEVSEDVRIVSVVEEPSHRRYHELAGADVVLSPRPLLGASLASKVTTSFRTDVSDAVDISSDLQIAEIPIRSNSPLEGTTLLDSDLREETGVNVIGAWMQGTFESPPDPTATLRRGSVLLVAGRPDQLAALRDLTLSEIRRYDGGHVLLAGHGEVGKRVAERLDDEEIPYTVVDIVDKEGVDVVGDVTDPATLEAAEVHGIRTVLLAIPDDTAAEFATLVVRDLSPETEIIARTEEAESVQKMYRAGADYVLSLETVTGRMIASAILEDEEVMSVDTQVDVVRTTAPELVGQSVGSADVRARTGCTIVAVERDGETHTDLDVNFRIREGDELVIAGTDEGTNRFMDAFR; encoded by the coding sequence ATGAACCAGTGGTATCGGCGGACACTCTACTATCTCGTGACGCTGTTCGTCGTCATCATCGCGTACGCAGGTGCCTACGATTACGGGATGACCGCCTTCGAGGGGCGGTCCCAGAATTTCCTGCACTCGTTGCAGATTGTCGTCGAAACCTTCACCACGACCGGATTCGGTTCGGACGCTCCCTGGTCGTCCTGGCAGATGAACGTCCTCGTCATCGTGATGGACCTGACCGGGGTCTTCCTCATCTTCCTCGCACTCCCGGTGCTCGTGTTCCCGCTGTTCGAGGAGGCCCTGTCGACGACCGTCCCGACCAGCGTCACCGGCTACGAAGACCACGTCGTCATCTGTTCGTATACCGCGCGTGCCGACGCACTGATCGACGAACTGGACTCCTGGGACGTCGAGCACGTTCTGATCGAGCCGGATCGTGATACAGCAACCGACCTCTACGAGAACGACTACGACGTCATCCACGAGGATCCCACGTCGGTGTCCGGGCTCGAAAATGCCGACCTCGGGTCGGCACGCGCGGTCGTCGCCGATCTCTCCGACGAGGTCGACACGAGCATCGTCCTGACGGCACAGGAGGTCAGCGAGGACGTCCGGATCGTCAGCGTCGTCGAGGAACCGAGCCACCGCCGGTATCACGAACTCGCGGGTGCCGACGTGGTCCTCTCGCCGCGGCCGTTGCTGGGAGCGAGCCTCGCGTCGAAGGTGACGACCAGTTTCCGGACGGACGTCAGCGACGCGGTCGACATCAGTTCCGACCTCCAGATCGCCGAGATTCCGATCCGCTCTAACAGCCCGCTCGAAGGGACGACGCTGCTGGACAGCGACCTCCGTGAGGAGACCGGCGTCAACGTCATCGGGGCCTGGATGCAGGGCACCTTCGAGAGCCCGCCCGATCCGACGGCGACACTCCGACGGGGATCGGTCCTGCTGGTCGCGGGCCGGCCCGACCAGCTCGCAGCCCTCCGCGATCTCACGCTCTCGGAGATCCGGCGCTACGACGGCGGACACGTCCTCCTGGCCGGGCACGGCGAAGTCGGGAAACGCGTGGCCGAGCGTCTCGACGATGAGGAGATTCCCTACACCGTCGTCGACATCGTGGACAAGGAGGGCGTCGACGTCGTGGGCGACGTGACCGATCCCGCGACACTCGAGGCGGCCGAAGTCCACGGCATTCGGACCGTCCTGCTCGCGATCCCGGACGACACCGCCGCGGAGTTTGCCACGCTCGTCGTCAGAGATCTGAGTCCCGAGACGGAGATCATCGCCCGGACCGAGGAAGCCGAAAGCGTCCAGAAGATGTACCGCGCCGGGGCAGACTACGTCCTCTCGCTCGAAACTGTCACCGGCCGGATGATCGCCTCGGCAATCCTCGAAGACGAGGAAGTGATGTCCGTCGACACGCAGGTCGACGTCGTCCGGACGACCGCCCCGGAACTGGTCGGACAGTCAGTGGGCAGCGCCGACGTGCGCGCCCGAACCGGTTGCACGATCGTCGCCGTCGAACGCGACGGCGAGACTCACACCGATCTCGATGTAAACTTCCGAATCCGCGAGGGCGACGAACTGGTCATCGCAGGGACCGACGAGGGCACCAACCGCTTCATGGACGCCTTCCGGTAA
- a CDS encoding RPA family protein yields MSQAPTREVARRVFAREFNDATYTFKESDDERAPVYALLPTGERANRIFIVGTLTETEDVGEDSEYWQGRVVDPNGGTFFVYAGQYQPDAASMLRELEPPAYVAIVGKPRTYETDEGDVNVSVRPESITRVDESVRDRWVVETAERTIERIQAFESDTPSEYVEMAREHYDLPVENYRRATVEALESLEEPETAAEPSP; encoded by the coding sequence ATGAGTCAGGCACCCACCCGCGAAGTCGCACGACGCGTCTTCGCACGCGAGTTCAACGACGCGACGTACACCTTCAAGGAGAGCGACGACGAGCGAGCGCCGGTCTACGCGCTGTTGCCCACGGGAGAACGCGCGAACCGAATCTTCATCGTTGGCACGCTGACCGAGACCGAAGACGTCGGCGAAGACAGCGAGTACTGGCAGGGGCGCGTCGTCGACCCCAACGGCGGGACGTTCTTCGTCTACGCCGGTCAGTACCAGCCCGACGCCGCGAGCATGCTCCGGGAACTCGAACCCCCGGCCTACGTCGCGATCGTCGGCAAGCCCCGGACCTACGAGACCGACGAGGGTGACGTCAACGTCTCCGTCCGACCCGAATCGATCACCCGCGTCGACGAATCGGTCCGTGATCGCTGGGTCGTCGAGACCGCCGAGCGGACCATTGAGCGTATCCAGGCCTTCGAGAGCGACACTCCGAGCGAGTACGTCGAGATGGCCCGCGAGCACTACGACCTCCCCGTCGAGAACTACCGACGGGCGACGGTCGAAGCACTGGAGAGCCTCGAAGAGCCGGAGACGGCCGCCGAACCGAGTCCCTGA